Proteins co-encoded in one Thalassophryne amazonica unplaced genomic scaffold, fThaAma1.1, whole genome shotgun sequence genomic window:
- the gsc gene encoding homeobox protein goosecoid, with protein sequence MPAGMFSIDSILSARPSCKEPLLLHRSGPVVLPAGLTDSLYADYSGLYSSTCGPSAAGVQPLGGTAIGYNGYYYGQLHVQRAGGGPPCCGSVPGLSPQQCPCIPAGYDGPGSVLISPVPHQMVSYMNMGGLSHTELQLLNQLHCRRKRRHRTIFTDEQLEALEGLFQETKYPDVGTREQLARKVHLREEKVEVWFKNRRAKWRRQKRSSSEESENSQKWNKATKASVEKSEQTKSDVESDS encoded by the exons ATGCCCGCCGGGATGTTCAGCATCGACAGCATCCTGTCCGCTCGGCCGAGCTGCAAGGAGCCGCTGCTGCTGCACCGGAGCGGCCCGGTGGTTCTGCCCGCCGGCCTCACGGACTCTCTGTACGCCGACTACAGCGGACTCTACTCGTCCACGTGCGGCCCCTCCGCCGCCGGGGTCCAGCCTCTGGGCGGCACCGCCATCGGATATAACGGCTACTACTACGGCCAGCTGCACGTGCAGCGGGCGGGCGGGGGGCCGCCGTGCTGCGGCTCGGTGCCCGGCCTGAGCCCGCAGCAGTGCCCGTGCATCCCGGCAG GCTACGACGGTCCGGGCTCGGTGCTGATCTCTCCGGTTCCGCATCAGATGGTGTCCTACATGAACATGGGCGGCCTGTCGCACACCGAGCTGCAGCTGCTCAACCAGCTGCACTGCCGCCGGAAGCGGAGGCACCGGACCATCTTCACGGACGAGCAGCTGGAGGCGCTGGAAGGCCTCTTCCAGGAGACCAAGTACCCGGACGTGGGCACGCGGGAGCAGCTGGCTCGCAAGGTGCACCTCCGCGAGGAGAAGGTGGAG GTGTGGTTCAAAAACAGACGCGCTAAGTGGAGGAGACAGAAAAGATCTTCGTCGGAGGAGTCGGAGAATTCTCAGAAATGGAACAAAGCCACCAAAGCGTCCGTGGAGAAAAGTGAGCAGACCAAAAGTGACGTGGAATCGGACTCGTGA